A window from Mangifera indica cultivar Alphonso chromosome 2, CATAS_Mindica_2.1, whole genome shotgun sequence encodes these proteins:
- the LOC123204960 gene encoding F-box protein At4g18380-like, giving the protein MEVVQQDHFDRLPDALLLLIFNKLLDVKPLSRCLLVCKRFSILIPQTNALFVAIPPRIPPSKPPNGFCLPSLRVFLSKPFKPFRRLVASNSPSTRRISAAHHSLNNALNKFQHVKSIHIQFPFSGNGIDLVGGDCLMKWKAEFGGQLKSCIILSATSYFPTEVKQLQEQEEERFLTDDELRVRIIWTISCLIAASARHHFLKKILLDHPSLESVLITDEKKQGKMSMGREELAEMRGYIGSFSASKLLSSMERTKVPDLSITLWYAPELELPVSGYRMKGATLVVIRPVDDGELMRKGLSDGELMGSGFDGDHGEEIVFAEAVKEMMKMKKSYMMTMNSF; this is encoded by the coding sequence ATGGAAGTTGTTCAGCAAGACCACTTTGATCGTCTCCCTGACGCTCTTCTTCTCCTTATCTTCAACAAACTGCTTGACGTCAAACCACTTTCCCGCTGCCTTCTTGTTTGCAAGCGTTTCTCTATTCTCATCCCTCAAACCAACGCTCTCTTTGTCGCCATTCCTCCTCGCATTCCACCCTCAAAACCCCCAAATGGCTTCTGTTTACCCTCCTTGAGAGTCTTCTTGTCCAAACCCTTCAAACCCTTTCGTCGACTCGTCGCTTCCAACTCTCCTTCAACCAGAAGAATCTCCGCCGCTCACCATTCTTTAAATAATGCGTTGAACAAGTTCCAACATGTCAAATCTATTCACATTCAGTTTCCCTTTTCCGGCAACGGGATCGATTTGGTGGGTGGCGATTGTCTGATGAAATGGAAAGCAGAGTTCGGTGGACAGCTTAAATCTTGCATTATACTCAGCGCCACTTCATATTTTCCTACAGAAGTAAAACAGTtacaagaacaagaagaagagcGGTTTTTAACAGATGATGAGCTCAGAGTTCGAATAATATGGACTATTTCATGCTTGATTGCAGCGTCCGCTCGGCATCATTTCTTGAAGAAGATTTTGTTGGACCATCCGAGTCTTGAGAGTGTGTTGATAACTGATGAGAAGAAGCAAGGGAAGATGAGCATGGGGCGGGAAGAGCTGGCTGAGATGAGGGGTTACATAGGGTCGTTTTCGGCGTCCAAACTGCTGTCGTCGATGGAGAGAACAAAAGTGCCTGACTTGAGCATCACGCTGTGGTATGCGCCGGAGTTGGAGTTACCGGTGTCAGGATACAGGATGAAAGGAGCTACATTGGTGGTGATTAGGCCTGTTGATGACGGGGAGTTGATGAGGAAGGGATTGAGTGATGGTGAATTGATGGGAAGTGGGTTTGATGGAGATCATGGAGAAGAGATTGTTTTTGCAGAAGCTGTTAAggagatgatgaagatgaagaagagttATATGATGACAATGAATTCCTTTTAA